The sequence below is a genomic window from Streptomyces sp. NBC_00289.
GGGTCGGGCCGGGACTGCCCGGCAGGTCCGTCACTTCGAGCCCCGGTCGATCTGGCCGATGGCCGCGACCGCGAGGGAGGCGAGCCGTACGAGGCCCTTGCGGATCTCCTCCGGCGTGCGCCCGCCGAAGGCCGCGAAGGCGACCTCGATCGCCAGGCCATCGACACCCAGGACTCCGACCTCTCCCCGGTCGGCGTTGATGATGGCCCACTCCTCACCGCGCCTGCGGTAGGCATCGGTGCCCCGCTTCGGGTGTACGCCGCCGACGAGATGCGAAGGCAGGTCGGCTATCACCTTGGCCGCGCCGTGCACCTCGGCCACCACGGAGGCGAGGGGGTCAGCCGCTCGCGCGGGCCTCTTGGCCGCCGTCTTCTTTGCCGTCGTCTCCGTCACTGGCCCTCCTCCTGAATCACGCCGAGGAGGGCCTGAGCGCCCCCCTGCATGTACGTCTCGGTCACGTCGCCGTCCCGCAGGCGCATCCCTCGCGCCTGCCGCAGGGCCCGGCAGAGCTTCGCGGTGAACTCGGCGCCGGCATCGTCGGGATCGCCCCACACGCGGATGCGGTTGAAGCCCGCGAGCATCCGCCTGTGCCTGCCCTGGAAGATCGAGGCGCCGGGGATGGCGACCGCGAACAGCCCGAGCTTCCGCAGGATCACGCGGTCGAGTTCGCCCTCGGTCACGTCGAGGGTGTCCCCCGCCTGATGAATCGAGTCGATCCCGTACATGCGCGGGGGATCGTCCTTGATCGAGTTGTACTTCCCGTGGAAGTGGGCCCGGTGGTCGTGGTCTTCCAGGCAGCGGAAGCGGACCGTCAGGGGCGAGCCGTTCCGGTCGAGATACGGGATCGCGAGCATTCCGCGGAACCGCTCATGACCGGGGAAGGGCAGGTCACCGACGACGCCAAGCCGGTGTGTAGCCGCCTCCTCGCGACCGATCCCCCGGTCGAGGAGATACCTTGCGGCGCCCGGCGTAAGAGCTGCCTGATAGGCGCTCACCGCCTCCTCCAGCATCTCTCGTTGCGAAGGCGAGAGAGGCTGCAAGGGCTCGTGCTCCGACAAAGTCAGTGCCCTCCTTTTCCATGATCAGAGTGAATGCGTCGCCGCCCTTCCCGCACGAGTGGCACTTCCAGAGCTGCCGGTCCGTGTTCCAGGAGAAGGAGGGGGTGTTGTCGTCGTGGAACGGGCACGGAGCCATGCCCGAGGCGCGGTGGGAGTCGTACTCCACCTCGTAGTGATCGAGGACCGCTTCGAGCGTCGGCTTCTCGTGCTCGCCGTCCTCGCTCGTTTCGAGCCGCTGGATTCTCACGCGAGCCGCCTCCCGAGGAAGGCGCCCCGCTCGTCGTCGTAACCGAGGGACTCGAAGCCCTGCTCGGCCGCCGAGTCCAGATCGAAGCGGCCCAGCTCGATCGTGAGCCGCTCCAGCTCGGCGGCCTCCTCGAAGGTGAGGGCGCTCACTCGACGCCCCGCAGATCGAAGTAGTCCTCGACCGTGGTCAGGACGAACGCCTTCCGCCAGTTCTTCCCCCGGCGCTTCACGATGACGATCGAGTCCACGTCGAACGGGTCGAGGTCGCGGTGCCGGGCGAAGTTCAGGCGCTCAACCTCGGCCTCGTCGAGGAACGGGCCCGGCGTGAGCGCGGCGTTCTTCGCCTCGATCACCAGATAGGTGCCGCCGGTCTCCCGGATCACGAGGTCGCCCTCGTCCTCGGCCCCGGTCAGACGGAGCCGCTCGGCGTCCTCGCCGACCGACCGCAGGCCCGCGAGGAGTTCGGTCTCCCAGGAAGCGCCCTTGCGCTTGTTGGCTCGGTTGCGATCACTGATCGAGGTCAATCTTTACACCGCCTTCGTAAGAGCGTCAGTCGGAGACCAGGGCTGAGAGGGGGGAGTCGTAGGGAAGACCCGTTCGAGCTTCGAGAAGCGGGTCACCTCCGGGTGGCAGCGCATCGACGCGTACCGCCGGGCGGTCGGATCGCAGGGCCCCATGCGTTGCTTGATCACCGCGACCCGGTACTCGTGCGAGTTCGGGTCCAGCGCCACGGAGAGGCTCAGCTCGGGCTTCTCCGACAAGCCGCCCTTCACCTGATCACGGGACGGCGGGGCCCACGGGTCCGACTTCGCCTCCCACGACTTGTCGGAGGCGTGGTGCAGGACGATCACGGTCGCGCCGGTCGCACGGGCAAGCTCAGTGAGCCCGCTCATCACGGCCATCTGTTCCGTGTAGTCCGACTCGGCCCCGTCGAAATCCATGAGGTTGTCGAACACGATGACCTGCGGATAGTCGTCCCACAGCTCGACCCAGGCGCCGAGTTCCTCGTCGATGGCCTTCCACGTGATCGGCGAACCGAACGAGAACGTGAACGGCAGACCGGACAGCGAGTTCAGGTACACCTCGCGATGGCGTCCGCCGGCAGCCATCCCGGCCTCGACCATCTCCGTGGTGTCGCC
It includes:
- a CDS encoding CHC2 zinc finger domain-containing protein, whose product is MAPCPFHDDNTPSFSWNTDRQLWKCHSCGKGGDAFTLIMEKEGTDFVGARALAASLAFATRDAGGGGERLSGSSYAGRRKVSPRPGDRSRGGGYTPAWRRR
- a CDS encoding toprim domain-containing protein; translation: MSAYQAALTPGAARYLLDRGIGREEAATHRLGVVGDLPFPGHERFRGMLAIPYLDRNGSPLTVRFRCLEDHDHRAHFHGKYNSIKDDPPRMYGIDSIHQAGDTLDVTEGELDRVILRKLGLFAVAIPGASIFQGRHRRMLAGFNRIRVWGDPDDAGAEFTAKLCRALRQARGMRLRDGDVTETYMQGGAQALLGVIQEEGQ
- a CDS encoding AAA family ATPase; the encoded protein is MLTPARSLALHAESGKELPRVEAFEALYQMGCRPRHGEVVMIAGRSGTQKSGFALFWTAMMALPTLYFSADMSAFTASSRLASMMTGDTTEMVEAGMAAGGRHREVYLNSLSGLPFTFSFGSPITWKAIDEELGAWVELWDDYPQVIVFDNLMDFDGAESDYTEQMAVMSGLTELARATGATVIVLHHASDKSWEAKSDPWAPPSRDQVKGGLSEKPELSLSVALDPNSHEYRVAVIKQRMGPCDPTARRYASMRCHPEVTRFSKLERVFPTTPPSQPWSPTDALTKAV